The sequence CCGCGTCGCTCACGTTCCTGATGCTCGCCATCGTGCCCCTCGTCGCCGTGGGCGGCATGGTCTACGGCCGGCGCGTGCGCGGGCTGTCGCGCAACGTGCAGGACGCGCTCGCCAAGGCCAGCGAGGTCGCCGAGGAGAGCCTGTCCGGCCTGCGCACCGTGCGCTCCTTCGCGGCCGAGCCGTCCGAGGTCGCGCGCTACGGCAGCACCGTGCGCCACGCCTACGAGGTCGCCCGCCACCGCGCGCGCCAGTCCGCCGCCTTCATGGGCGGCGCCTCCAGCGCGGGCTACATCTCCGCGGTGGTGGTCTTCTGGTACGGCGGCCGGCTGGTGGTGAACGGCGAGCTGTCCGTGGGTGCCCTCACCTCGTTCCTCATCTACACCATGCTCGTGGCCGTCTCCCTGGGCTCGCTGGCGGACCTCTGGGCGGACTTCATGCGCGCGTCTGGCGCCGCCGAGCGCGTCTTCGAATTGATGGACCGCACGCCCGCCATCCCCGCCACCGAGGGCGAGCGCCCCGCCACCGTCGAGGGCCGCGTGGAGCTGCGCGACGTGCACTTCGCCTACCCCACGCGCCCGGACGTGCCGGTGCTCCAGGGCATCGACCTCACGCTCAAGGCCGGCGAGGTCGTCGCCGTGGTGGGCTCCTCCGGCGCGGGCAAGTCCACCCTCGCCGCCCTCCTGTCGCGCTTCTATGATCCGCTCCAGGGCCAGCTGCTGCTGGACGGCCGGCCCCTGCCGTCCCTGGACCCCAGCTGGCTGCGGCGCCACGTGGGCATGGTCGCCCAGGAGCCCCTGCTCTTCTCCTGCTCCATCGCGGACAACATCCGCTACGGCCGCCCGGACGCCACCGACGCGGAGGTGGAGGCCGCCGCCCGGGCCGCCAACGCGCACGACTTCATCCAGCGCTTCCCGGACGGCTACCGCACGGAGGTGGGCGAGCGCGGCGTGCAGCTGTCCGGCGGCCAGAAGCAGCGCGTGGCCATCGCGCGCGCCGTGCTCAAGGACCCGCGCATCCTCATCTTGGATGAGGCCACCAGCGCCCTGGACGCGGAGAGCGAGCACCTGGTCAAGGACGCCCTGGACCGGCT comes from Corallococcus macrosporus and encodes:
- a CDS encoding ABC transporter transmembrane domain-containing protein, whose translation is MPPSVTAPTSRRSSGVTVRRLLALARPEVGTLLFATVFLLISSGASLVYPQGVRILIDEALNAKNRDLIDRAALVMLAVFMVQGVATALRYYLFSTAGERVVMRLRHDFFRSLMDQEVAFFDTHRTGELTSRLASDTTVLQNTVSVNISQGLRNAVQALGGIVLLFYTSASLTFLMLAIVPLVAVGGMVYGRRVRGLSRNVQDALAKASEVAEESLSGLRTVRSFAAEPSEVARYGSTVRHAYEVARHRARQSAAFMGGASSAGYISAVVVFWYGGRLVVNGELSVGALTSFLIYTMLVAVSLGSLADLWADFMRASGAAERVFELMDRTPAIPATEGERPATVEGRVELRDVHFAYPTRPDVPVLQGIDLTLKAGEVVAVVGSSGAGKSTLAALLSRFYDPLQGQLLLDGRPLPSLDPSWLRRHVGMVAQEPLLFSCSIADNIRYGRPDATDAEVEAAARAANAHDFIQRFPDGYRTEVGERGVQLSGGQKQRVAIARAVLKDPRILILDEATSALDAESEHLVKDALDRLMQGRTTLIIAHRLSTVANAQRVLVLEHGRVVQSGTHATLMTQDGLYRRLVERQVVAA